CGACTGGATGTTGACGAAGAGGGTGTGGCCGTCGGGGCTGAAGGTGGACCCTGCGAACTCGTCGCCGAAGCGCTCCGTTCCTCCGCTGGAGCGCAGCCGGTTGAGGCCGATGTCGAAGATCCGGCCGTCGGGGGTGAGCCCGCGCAGGTAGTTGTCGGCCGGTCCGTCCTCGCACACCACCAGCGTGCCGCCGGAGGAGGTGGTGATGTTGTCGGGCAGCTCCAGCTTCATGTCGTCGGTGGACTGGAAGACGACGCGCAGCGTCTCCTCCTCGGGGTCGTAGGCCCAGACCTGGCCGATGCCGTTGCCGTAGGGGCCGGCCTTGGTGCCGACCTCGGGCTCGCCGCCGCCGTTGGTGGAGGTGAAGTAGATCGTCTCGTCCTCGGGGGAGTAGATCTGGCCCTCGAGGCGGGAGAAGTAGGCAGCGCCCTTGCCCCAGCCCTGGCTGCTGACGTGGGTCAGGGCGGTGTTGTTGGGCGTGCTGGCCGGGCTGCCGGGGGTGTAGGGGTACTCCACGTCCGGCTCGTCGATCTCGACCCACTCGACGTCGTAGACCGTGCCCTGCACCTGGTGGCCCTCGAGGTGGGCGTTGTCGACCCCGCGGACCTTGAGCATGTGGAGCTTGCCCCGGTCGGCGATGTAGCCGTCCTCCATCGGGTCGTTGGGCGGGGTGTAGCGGTAGAAGCCGGAGGCGAACCCGAAGTTGTCCTCGGTGAGGTAGAGGCAGCCGCCCTCGGGGTCGAACGCGACCGCCTCGTGGGCGAATCGCCCGGCGCTCCGGATCGGCCGACGGTTGGACTGGCCGCGTCCGGGGAACCGGCTCGCCGGCACCTCGTAGACGTAGCCGTGACGCTGCTCCAGAGGCACGTTGGAGGTGCCGGTGAAGTCGGGACCGACGTCGGGACCGTTGACCGTCTCCTCGCAGGTGATCCAGGAGCCCCACGGCATGGGCCCTCCGGAGCAGTTCATCATCGTGCCGTTGAGGCTGGTGAAGGAGCGGATCACCTTGCCCTTCTTGGTGACCTGCACGGTCGTCGTGCCGCCACCGGCCATGGCGTCGTAGGGACGCCCGGGGCCGAAGTGATCCTGAGGCTTGTTGACCTCGTGGTTGCGGACCAGCAGCACCGTCTTGCCGGGGCCGTCGAAGGCGGCCATCCCGTCGTGGAAGCCCGGGAGGCTCGTGCCGTCGGTCAGCGTCACCGGCTGCTCGGTGTCGTGGAAGGAGCGGTAGCGGAAGCCCCGCGGCAGGTGCAGCCGCACCACGCCGTCGCGCTTGTCCTTGACCGGCACGAGCCGGGTGGGGTCGGGGTCGGCGTGCGCGGGCGCGGCGACGAGGCCGGCGAACGGCCCGGCGGCGGCGCCGGCGGCAGTGGTCTTCAGCAGGGTGCGACGGTCGAGGGTCATGCTCGGGATCCTCCGGTGTGGGCGGTCACGGTCAGGGGGATCGGGCCAACCTAGCCGCGTCACACCGGAGGGGGAAGGGTCAGGCGCTGACCGGCGTCCGGTCCGGGACCGGCCCGTCGGCCCGGGCGATGCGGCGACCGAGGACCCCGAAGGCGAAGGCCGCGGTCAGGAACACGCTGCCGAGCGAGGTGACCTGCATGACCACGAGGAACGCGAACGGGATGGTCGACACCATCAGGATCGCCGGCAGCGCCGGCCGGAACCGCCTGATCAGCAGCGTCACGCCGAGCACCGTGGTGGTGAGCATCATGAG
The genomic region above belongs to Nocardioides coralli and contains:
- a CDS encoding PhoX family protein — translated: MTLDRRTLLKTTAAGAAAGPFAGLVAAPAHADPDPTRLVPVKDKRDGVVRLHLPRGFRYRSFHDTEQPVTLTDGTSLPGFHDGMAAFDGPGKTVLLVRNHEVNKPQDHFGPGRPYDAMAGGGTTTVQVTKKGKVIRSFTSLNGTMMNCSGGPMPWGSWITCEETVNGPDVGPDFTGTSNVPLEQRHGYVYEVPASRFPGRGQSNRRPIRSAGRFAHEAVAFDPEGGCLYLTEDNFGFASGFYRYTPPNDPMEDGYIADRGKLHMLKVRGVDNAHLEGHQVQGTVYDVEWVEIDEPDVEYPYTPGSPASTPNNTALTHVSSQGWGKGAAYFSRLEGQIYSPEDETIYFTSTNGGGEPEVGTKAGPYGNGIGQVWAYDPEEETLRVVFQSTDDMKLELPDNITTSSGGTLVVCEDGPADNYLRGLTPDGRIFDIGLNRLRSSGGTERFGDEFAGSTFSPDGHTLFVNIQSTNGMTFAIWGPWDELEGFDDDGDDDEDDDRDDD